A window of the Penaeus vannamei isolate JL-2024 chromosome 19, ASM4276789v1, whole genome shotgun sequence genome harbors these coding sequences:
- the GAA1 gene encoding glycosylphosphatidylinositol anchor attachment 1 protein, which yields MGLLTDPGMERSRLPAILEKHHRPICIVLYVVGIIWFVALAHNAFNHGTYFSENALLPGLVQGDFHSDSLATQYLESLKEESEKHTSGMPYSWLAGQFTQLGLDTFTHNFTLHYPLGSEKVFTGKNVYGILRASRGSSTEAVVVSAPYRPPTSLLQGNAPSIALMLAMASFFSKQVYWAKDLIFLVTEHEQLGAQAWLQAYHRTQSGAGVLNHGDLEGRAGAIQAAINLEIHSSQVSHIDVKVEGLNGQLPNLDLFNLIHRLCQRENVYHTFKNRGNHPQPETFHGWVHQVGTLFSMISSQASGVPTGNHGLYHRYGIAAVTLEGQHSMHHPRNRRSVSFQQLGRVLEGVCRSLNNLLERFHQSFFFYLLPATNRYISIGVYMPPFGMIAGGILVKALALWYSTSCAAEQQEQEKVKKIDYGLLGGFPTVVMVHIVSVLLHNAPYRFSQVGRYLALSAEDSVFLGTFAFCASLLVLPYYISRNLGLQNRSWEIVKIYAVLELGILVFAGAVYNFSLALIVTVAYTPVALLTSPSISRWRRWLKAAILLLVHPLTMLFLFVLMDTWSNFSDLPPNKLLWKTYIATKRALMYSVVDGLIYSNWVYDVAVQCLLPVWLLFWQIALHPIQ from the exons ATGGGTCTTTTAACGGATCCTGGAATGGAACGTAGTCGTTTACCTGCTATATTAGAGAAGCATCATAGACCAATTTGCATTGTGCTGTATGTAGTGGGCATAATTTGGTTTGTTGCTTTAGCACACAATGCCTTCAACCATG GGACGTATTTCTCCGAGAATGCTCTTCTTCCGGGATTGGTGCAGGGAGATTTCCACAGTGACTCTTTGGCAACACAATACCTGGAG AGTTTGAAAGAGGAATCAGAAAAGCATACATCAGGAATGCCATATTCATGGCTAGCTGGTCAGTTTACCCAGCTGGGCCTGGACACGTTTACTCATAACTTTACATTACATTACCCACTGGGTTCTGAGAAA GTTTTTACTGGTAAAAATGTGTATGGTATTCTAAGAGCTTCTCGTGGGAGCAGCACAGAGGCTGTAGTCGTCTCAGCCCCGTACAGACCGCCAACTTCACTCCTCCAGGGGAATGCACCATCCATTGCTCTTATGCTGGCAATGGCTAGCTTTTTCTCAA agCAAGTGTACTGGGCAAAAGACTTGATCTTCCTAGTGACTGAACATGAGCAACTGGGAGCTCAGGCGTGGCTTCAGGCATACCACCGCACACAAAGCGGAGCAGGTGTTCTAAATCATGGAGACCTCGAAGGCAGGGCTGGGGCTATTCAA GCTGCCATAAACTTGGAGATCCATAGCTCGCAAGTGAGTCACATTGATGTGAAAGTGGAAGGACTTAATGGCCAGCTTCCAAACTTGGATCTGTTTAACTTAATACATCGTCTTTGCCAGAGAGAGAATGTCTACCATACCTTCAAGAACAGG GGAAACCATCCTCAGCCAGAGACCTTCCATGGATGGGTCCACCAAGTAGGCACACTCTTTTCCATGATCTCTTCACAAGCATCAGGAGTCCCCACAGGAAACCATGGATTATATCACAG GTATGGCATTGCTGCAGTGACTTTGGAGGGTCAGCACAGCATGCATCACCCTCGTAATCGGCGCAGCGTGTCTTTCCAGCAGCTGGGACGGGTGCTTGAAGGAGTGTGCCGCTCTCTGAACAACCTGCTGGAGCGCTTCCATCAgtcctttttcttctacctcctgCCGGCCACAAATCGATACATCTCCATTG GAGTGTATATGCCCCCATTTGGGATGATTGCCGGTGGGATTTTGGTGAAGGCTTTGGCCCTGTGGTACTCCACAAGTTGTGCAGCTGagcaacaagaacaagagaaggtgaagaag attGATTACGGTCTTCTTGGTGGATTTCCTACAGTTGTGATGGTTCATATAGTGAGTGTCCTGCTACACAATGCTCCCTATAGGTTTTCTCAAGTTGGCCGGTACTTGGCACTATCAGCAGAGGATAGTGTCTTTCTGGGGACATTTGCATTTTGTGCATCTCTACTAGTTCTTCCTTACTATATCAGCAG AAACTTGGGATTACAAAATCGTAGTTGGGAAATTGTGAAAATCTATGCAGTTCTTGAGTTGGGCATTCTTGTGTTTGCTGGAGCTGTGTACAATTTCTCTCTCGCGTTGATAGTTACAGTTGCATATACACCTGTAGCTCTGTTGACTTCCCCATCTATATCAAG GTGGAGACGCTGGCTAAAGGCAGCAATCCTGCTCTTGGTTCACCCCCTGACAATGCTGTTCCTGTTCGTTCTGATGGACACTTGGTCTAACTTCAGCGATCTTCCTCCAAATAAGTTGCTCTGGAAGACGTACATAGCAACAAAGAGAGCTCTCATGTACAGTGTGGTTGATGGCTTGATTTATTCAAATTGGGTTTACGATGTTGCAGTGCAGTGTTTACTCCCTGTGTGGCTCCTCTTTTGGCAGATAGCTCTTCATCCCATACAGTAA
- the LOC138864907 gene encoding mucin-22-like yields the protein MYVFIKVDFIQRNFQGASSDTRFYIPPQPRAVIQVHVVMVGRRVVLKRQPSLASLQILNVLRMRREQSAVKGDAALQSTHPVISSSQDVAERVKNIDIQNDSERGGIIFTPEPRLTFKPLPDPTAHESAVYETKSHTTRDVISYAASKPDSNPDINPSDISRRNVGMDIPTSDLIIAGRTLSASSNGDNAVNATTPFSTVGSTVDASTSASTAGNTADATTSASTVGSTVDATTSASTAGSTTEATTSASTVGSTVDATTSVSTAGSTVDATTSVSTAGSTVDATTSVSTAGSTVDATTSASTVGSTVDATTSAPTVGSTVDATTSVSTVGSTVDATTSASTVGSTVDATTSASTVGSTVDATTSASTVGSTVDATTSVSTIGSTVDATTSVSTAGSTVDATTSASTAGSTADATTSVSTVGSTVDVTTSVSTAGSTVDRTTSAPTVGSTVDATTSASTAGSTVDATTSASTVGSTIDATTPVSTTGSTVDTTTSAPTVGSTVDATTSVSTVGSTVNATTSVSTIGSTVDATTSVSTVGSTVDATTSAPTVGSTVDATTSVSTVGSTVDVTTSVSTAGSTVDRTTSAPTVGSTVDATTSASAVGSTVDATTSASTAGSTVDATTSASTIGSTADTTTASTAGSTVDATTPASTTGSTVDATTSASTIGSTVDATTPASTTGSTVDATTSASTIGSTVDATTSASTVSATTSASTVGSTVDATTPASTTGSTVDATTSASTIGSTVDATTSASTVGSTVDATTPVSTTGSTVDATTSASTVGSTVDATTPASTTGSTVDATTSASTIGSTVDATTSASTVSATTSASTVGSTVDATTPVSTTGSTVDATTSASTIGSTVDATTSASTVSATTSASTVGSTVDATTPASTTGSTVDATTSASTIGSTADTTTASTVGSTVDATTSASTAGSTTPEVPTHASESSSTATHPAVTTQTSTTTTPGYSGPYGSLSTGAVVGIIMGSLFGAAFVGAGVFWIKLRRKQLFQRLFRKK from the exons atgtatgtatttat AAAAGTTGATTTTATCCAAAGGAACTTCCAGGGAGCTTCTTCAGATACGAGATTTTATATTCCCCCGCAGCCTAGAGCAGTTATTCAGGTTCATGTAGTCATGGTGGGAAGACGGGTGGTTCTCAAGAGACAGCCTTCATTGGCATCTCTACAGATTCTGAATGTCCTAAGAATG AGGCGAGAGCAGTCTGCTGTCAAAGGAGATGCGGCACTACAGTCTACACATCCTGTAATCTCTTCAAGCCAAGATGTGGCAGAACGggttaaaaatattgatattcagAATGATTCTGAAAGAGGTGGTATTATCTTCACTCCAGAACCAAGACTAACATTTAAACCCTTACCTGATCCCACTGCACATGAGTCAGCAGTATATGAAACTAAATCTCATACGACAAGGGATGTAATTTCATATGCAGCATCCAAACCTGACTCTAATCCGGATATAAATCCATCTGACATATCTAGACGCAATGTCGGAATGGATATACCTACATCTGATCTAATTATAGCAGGCAGAACTCTGTCTGCTTCCTCCAATGGTGACAACGCAGTGAATGCAACTACTCCCTTCTCAACTGTAGGCAGCACTGTAGATGCATCTACGTCTGCTTCCACTGCTGGCAATACAGCAGATGCAACTACGTCTGCTTCCACTGTTGGCAGCACTGTAGATGCAACTACATCTGCATCCACTGCTGGCAGTACAACCGAAGCAACTACGTCTGCTTCCACTGTTGGCAGCACTGTAGATGCAACTACGTCTGTTTCAACTGCTGGCAGCACTGTAGATGCAACTACGTCTGTTTCAACTGCTGGCAGCACTGTAGATGCAACTACGTCTGTTTCAACTGCTGGCAGCACTGTAGATGCAACTACGTCTGCTTCCACTGTTGGCAGCACTGTAGATGCAACTACGTCTGCTCCCACTGTTGGCAGCACTGTAGATGCAACTACGTCTGTTTCAACTGTTGGCAGCACTGTAGATGCAACTACGTCTGCTTCAACTGTTGGCAGCACTGTAGATGCAACTACGTCTGCTTCCACTGTTGGCAGCACTGTAGATGCAACTACGTCTGCTTCCACTGTTGGCAGCACTGTAGATGCAACTACGTCTGTTTCCACTATTGGCAGCACTGTAGATGCAACTACGTCTGTTTCAACTGCTGGCAGCACTGTAGATGCAACTACGTCTGCTTCCACTGCTGGCAGCACTGCAGATGCAACTACGTCTGTTTCTACTGTTGGCAGCACTGTAGATGTAACTACCTCTGTTTCAACTGCTGGCAGCACTGTGGATAGAACTACGTCTGCTCCCACTGTTGGCAGCACTGTAGATGCAACTACGTCTGCTTCCACTGCTGGCAGCACTGTAGATGCAACTACGTCTGCTTCTACTGTTGGCAGCACTATAGATGCAACTACGCCGGTTTCTACTACTGGCAGCACTGTAGATACAACTACGTCTGCTCCCACTGTTGGCAGCACTGTAGATGCAACTACGTCTGTTTCAACTGTTGGCAGCACTGTAAATGCAACTACGTCTGTTTCCACTATTGGCAGCACTGTAGATGCAACTACGTCTGTTTCAACTGTTGGCAGCACTGTAGATGCAACTACGTCTGCTCCCACTGTTGGCAGCACTGTAGATGCAACTACGTCTGTTTCTACTGTTGGCAGCACTGTAGATGTAACTACCTCTGTTTCAACTGCTGGCAGCACTGTAGATAGAACTACGTCTGCTCCCACTGTTGGCAGCACTGTAGATGCAACTACGTCTGCTTCCGCTGTTGGCAGCACTGTAGATGCAACTACGTCTGCTTCCACTGCTGGCAGCACTGTAGATGCAACTACGTCTGCTTCCACTATTGGCAGTACAGCAGATACAACTACTGCTTCCACTGCTGGCAGCACTGTAGATGCAACTACGCCGGCTTCTACTACTGGCAGCACTGTAGATGCAACTACATCTGCTTCCACGATTGGCAGCACTGTAGATGCAACTACGCCGGCTTCTACTACTGGCAGCACTGTAGATGCAACTACATCTGCTTCCACTATTGGCAGCACTGTAGATGCAACTACGTCTGCTTCCACTGTAAGTGCAACTACGTCTGCTTCAACTGTTGGCAGCACTGTAGATGCAACTACGCCGGCTTCTACTACTGGCAGCACTGTAGATGCAACTACATCTGCTTCCACTATTGGCAGCACTGTAGATGCAACTACGTCTGCTTCAACTGTTGGCAGCACTGTAGATGCAACTACGCCGGTTTCTACTACTGGCAGCACTGTAGATGCAACTACGTCTGCTTCAACTGTTGGCAGCACTGTAGATGCAACTACGCCGGCTTCTACTACTGGCAGCACTGTAGATGCAACTACATCTGCTTCCACTATTGGCAGCACTGTAGATGCAACTACGTCTGCTTCCACTGTAAGTGCAACTACGTCTGCTTCAACTGTTGGCAGCACTGTAGATGCAACTACGCCGGTTTCTACTACTGGCAGCACTGTAGATGCAACTACATCTGCTTCCACTATTGGCAGCACTGTAGATGCAACTACGTCTGCTTCCACTGTAAGTGCAACTACGTCTGCTTCAACTGTTGGCAGCACTGTAGATGCAACTACGCCGGCTTCTACTACTGGCAGCACTGTCGATGCAACTACATCTGCTTCCACTATTGGCAGTACAGCAGATacaactactgcttctactgTTGGCAGTACTGTAGATGCAACTACGTCTGCTTCCACTGCTGGCAGCACGACTCCCGAAGTACCCACCCATGCATCTGAGAGCTCCTCTACAGCCACACATCCCGCTGTCACAACACAGACTTCCACAACTACTACTCCAGGATATTCCGGTCCCTATGGATCATTAAGTACAGGTGCCGTCGTTGGAATAATAATGGGGTCCCTGTTTGGTGCTGCCTTTGTAGGTGCTGGGGTATTCTGGATAAAATTGCGGAGAAAACAGTTGTTCCAGCGATTGTTCCGAAAGAAGTAA
- the TfIIA-S gene encoding transcription initiation factor IIA subunit 2: protein MTYQLYRNTTLGNTLQESLDELIQIQQISPNLALRVLLQFDRAINQALATKVRTKISFKASKLNTYRFCDNVWTFLMSDVEFKEVQDFAQVDKLKIVACDGRGEDTRQR from the exons ATGACTTACCAACTCTACCGCAACACCACCCTGGGCAATACCTTGCAGGAGAGCCTAGACGAACTCATTCAG attcagcAAATTTCTCCAAATTTGGCCCTTCGAGTTCTGTTGCAGTTTGACAGAGCAATCAACCAAGCTTTAGCAACGAAAGTGCGAACCAAAATTTCATTCAAG GCAAGCAAGCTGAACACATACCGATTTTGCGACAATGTGTGGACATTTTTGATGTCAGATGTTGAATTCAAAGAAGTTCAGGATTTTGCACAAGTTGATAAATTGAAGATAGTTGCCTGTGATGGTAGAGGTGAAGACACAAGACAAAGGTAG